In Lepus europaeus isolate LE1 chromosome 8, mLepTim1.pri, whole genome shotgun sequence, a single genomic region encodes these proteins:
- the LOC133765764 gene encoding LOW QUALITY PROTEIN: uncharacterized protein LOC133765764 (The sequence of the model RefSeq protein was modified relative to this genomic sequence to represent the inferred CDS: substituted 1 base at 1 genomic stop codon), with product MWFVLLTVYVCALAVLFVWAEIFAPMGQQITTPLSLTLDHWKDVRERARHLSVEVKRKRWAKFCSSEWPAFEVGWPRNGTFNLDIILQIKARVFQPGSNGHPDQVPYITTWEDLSRNPPPWIEPFSFPTEPIRTPLPLPRPSPTPLIPSSPIPPPPIPVVPTSSLYPLKEIRDPKPDKPPPSAPSPDSTRAGEEVLAPSPPSSRLRLRRGQAGGSGSVWTSQAFPLRSVAGQMQYWPFSASDLYNWKTHNPSFSQDPQALTGLVESILLTHQPTWDDCQQLLQTLLTTEEKQRVYLEARKNVPGADGRPTLLLNEIEEAFPSTRPDWDYTTVAGRERLRLYRQILLAGLRGAGKRPTNLAKVRAVVQGAEETPAGFLERLMEAYRMYTPFDPLAEDRQGDVIMSFIGQSAPDIRNKLQRLEGLQGYTIQDLMKEAEKIYNKRETREEKEERIRKEQEEREDKRDKRRNRELSRILATVVQDTERSRPGQNRDLGDKQKPRVERDQCAYCKERGHWVKDCPKKTQGPKRRPVPILSLEEDDXVSQGQEPPPEPRITLEVGGRPVTFLIDTGAQHSVLTSEKGPLSSKTSWVQGATGGKLYRWTTNREVQLSTGLVTHSFLLVPDCPYPLLGRDLLSKVGAQIHFHEKGATITDSGGRPLQVLTLRLEDEHRLFERPSSTMAPLDPKWLTDFPQAWAETAGIGLAVNRPPLIIDLKPTAIPVSVRQYPMGKEAKEGIRPHIQRLLHLGILKPCRSPWNTPLLPVKKPGTGDYRPVQDLREVNRRTEDMHPTVPNPYNLLSTLPPTHVWYTVLDLKDAFFCLRLSPQSQSIFAFEWKDPETGFSGQLTWTRLPQGFKNSPTLFDEALHLDLADFRVNHPDLVLLQYVDDLLLAAETEQDCLKGTGALLQRLGELGYRASAKKAQICQKQVAYLGYLLEGGQRWLTESRKRVVALIPPPTDARKMREFLGSAGFCRLWIPGFAELAAPLYPLTKSNAPFQWREEQQRAFDNIKKALLSAPALSLPDMTKPFTLYVDENKGVAKGVLTQMLGPWKKPVAYFSKKLDNVAAGWPPCLRMIAAVAVLVKDSDKLTLGQPLTIVAPHAVETVIRQPPDRWLSNARITHYQTMLLNSERVRFGTATSLNPATLLPELGPQAQVIHNCHQILAEAHSTRKDLTDQPLPDAEMTWFTDGSSFLQNGERRAGAAVVDGKTVIWSSALKPGTSAQKAELIALTQALKLAQDKKVNIYTDSRYAFTTAHVHGEIYRLRGLLTSAGKDIKNKQEILDLLQALFLPKMLSIIHCPGHQRGDDPVARGNRMADEAAKAAALSQQVLPLKTIEPTQVSREPPFLYSDQDLDTIQRLGAEYDEQIRVWRLGEKIVLPHQLAKEIITSLHQWTHLGHKKLKAALQEDRQSYYIPGLDSLVQQVTESCVPCAKVNARHLKLPEGARVRGDRPGINWEVDFTEIRPGSYGNKYLLVFVDTFSGWTEAFPTKRETAQVVVKKIIEEIFPRFGLPKVIGSDNGPAFVSQVSQLVAKALGINWKLHCAYRPQSSGQVERMNRTIKETLTKLALETGVKDWVQLLPMVLFRVRNTPSHCGLTPYEILYGGPPPVAGLLDLASDSVADAPKLQARLRALQIIQNQVWKPLAAAYQPKTTTIPHPFQIGDAVYVRRHQSKTLEPRWKGPFTVLLTTPTALKVDGIAAWVHALHVKRAPPPQGPEDPDRPAKWKLQRTQNPLKLRLSKTV from the exons atgtggtttgtcttgcttactgtatatgtctgtgcattggctgttctttttgtttgggctgaaatctttgcacccatgggtcaacaaataaccacccctttaagtctcactctagatcactggaaggacgttcgagaacgcgcgcgccacctctcagtggaggttaaaaggaaacgatgggcaaaattctgttcctcagagtggccggccttcgaggtcggctggccaaggaatggcacttttaacctcgatattattttacagattaaggcgcgagtctttcagccaggatccaatggacaccctgatcaggtgccctacattaccacgtgggaagatctttcacgtaacccccctccctggatagaacccttctccttcccgacggagcccatacggaccccgttaccccttcctcggccatccccaactcctttgataccttcctccccgataccccctcctcctatcccggttgtgccaacctcctccctataccctctgaaggagattcgagatccaaaacctgacaagccaccg ccttctgcaccatcccctgattccacgagggcaggggaagaagtcttagcgccttccccgccctccagccgcctgcgcctccgtcgggggcaggcagggggctcgggaagcgtctggacttcgcaggcttttcctcttcgctcggtggctggccagatgcagtactggccattttctgcttccgatctttacaattggaaaacccataacccctctttctctcaggacccccaggctctgactgggctggtcgagtcaattttattgactcatcagcccacctgggatgattgtcagcagcttctgcagaccctcctcactactgaggaaaagcagcgtgtctaccttgaggcacggaaaaacgtccctggagcagatggccgaccgaccctactgctaaacgaaatcgaggaggcgtttccctcaacccgtcctgattgggactacaccaccgttgctggtagggagcgacttcgtctttatcgccagattctccttgcgggtctcagaggggctggaaagcgccccaccaatttggccaaggtacgtgcagtagtacagggggctgaggaaacgccggcaggcttcctagaaagattaatggaagcctaccgtatgtataccccgtttgaccccctggcagaggaccggcagggagatgtaatcatgtcctttataggacagtcagcgccggacatccgcaataaattgcagcggctagaggggcttcaggggtatactatacaagatttaatgaaggaggcagaaaagatttacaacaaaagggagacccgagaggagaaggaggaaaggatccgcaaggagcaggaggaaagggaagacaaaagagacaaaagacgtaatcgagagcttagtagaattttggccaccgtagtgcaggatacagaaaggagtagaccaggacagaatagggacttgggagacaaacaaaagcctcgggtggaaagagatcaatgtgcctattgtaaagaaagaggacactgggtcaaagactgcccgaagaaaacacagggaccaaagaggagaccagttccaatcctgtccctggaagaagacgactaggtgagtcagggccaggagcccccccctgagcccaggataacccttgaagtagggggcagaccggtaaccttcctgattgacacgggagcccagcactcggtactgacttcagaaaaagggcctttaagctccaagacttcctgggttcagggggcaactggagggaagttatatcgctggacaaccaatcgagaggtccagttaagtacaggacttgtgacacactcgttcttactagtgccagactgcccctaccccctcctgggcagggacctactctcgaaggtaggagcccaaattcacttccatgagaaaggagctaccatcacagactcaggagggcggcccctccaagtattaacactacgcttggaggacgaacaccgattattcgagaggccctcgtccaccatggctcccctggaccccaagtggctcacagattttcctcaggcctgggcagagactgcgggaatagggctggctgtcaaccggcctcccttgatcatagatctgaagcccacggccattcctgtgtcagttcgtcaatatccgatgggcaaggaagctaaggaaggtatccggccacatatccagagactgttacacctaggcattttaaaaccttgtcgttcaccttggaacacccccctactaccagtaaagaagcctggtacgggtgactaccgcccggtacaggacttgcgggaggttaacaggagaacggaggatatgcatcccacagtgcccaacccctacaatctgctaagtaccttgcctccgacccacgtatggtacactgtgttagatctaaaagatgcattcttttgtttaagactgagccctcagagccaatccatctttgcttttgagtggaaagacccagagaccgggttttcaggacaactcacctggacaaggttgccccaaggatttaaaaactcgcctaccttgtttgacgaagctctgcacctagatttggccgacttccgagtcaaccatccggacctggtcctcctgcaatatgtggacgacctcctccttgccgctgaaactgagcaggactgcctaaaaggtaccggggccctgctacagagactgggggaattgggctatcgagcctccgcgaaaaaggcccaaatatgtcagaaacaggtggcctacctaggctacctcctagaaggagggcaacggtggctgacagagagccgaaaaagggtggttgctctaattccaccccccaccgatgccagaaagatgcgggaattcctcgggagtgcgggattctgccgcctttggattcctgggtttgcggagctggcagccccattgtaccccctcacgaagtccaatgctccctttcaatggagagaagagcaacagcgggcgtttgacaacataaaaaaggccctattgtcagccccagccctgagcctccctgatatgaccaagcccttcacattatacgtggatgagaacaagggagtggcgaagggagtgctaacacaaatgcttggaccttggaaaaagccggtggcatacttttcaaaaaagctagacaatgtagcggccggctggcctccgtgcctccgcatgatagcggccgtggcagttctggtgaaagactcggataaattgactctaggccaacctctcaccatagtggcacctcatgctgtggagacagttatccgccagccaccagatcggtggctctcaaatgctcggataactcattaccagactatgttattaaactcagagcgggtccggtttgggactgccacctctttaaacccggccaccctgctcccggaactggggccccaggcccaggtaatccataactgtcatcaaatcctggctgaggcccacagcacccgaaaagacctaaccgaccagcctctgccggatgccgaaatgacctggttcacggatgggagcagctttctacagaacggtgagcggagggctggggcagcggtggtggatggaaaaactgttatctggtcaagtgccttaaagcctggaacttctgctcaaaaagccgagctcatagccttaactcaagctttaaaactggcacaagataaaaaggtcaacatttacacagacagtcggtatgctttcaccactgcccatgtacatggggagatataccggctaaggggcctcttaacctcagcaggcaaggacattaaaaataagcaggaaatcctagatcttctacaggccctgttcctgcccaaaatgttgagtataattcattgccccgggcaccaacgaggagacgaccccgtagcaaggggaaacaggatggcagacgaggccgctaaggcggcagccctgagccaacaggtactcccgttaaagacaattgagcccacccaagtatcgagggaaccacctttcctctattcggaccaagacttagatacgatccagcggctcggtgcagagtatgatgaacaaataagggtttggaggctcggagagaaaatagtcctgccacaccaattggctaaagaaataattaccagcctccatcaatggactcatttgggacacaaaaagctaaaagcagccttacaggaagataggcagtcttattacatccccggacttgattctttagtccagcaggtgactgaatcctgtgttccgtgtgccaaggtaaatgccagacacctcaagctcccggagggagctagggtaagaggagaccgaccaggaatcaactgggaggtcgattttactgagataaggccgggcagttatgggaataagtatcttctagtttttgtagacaccttctccggatggactgaggcattccccacaaaacgggaaaccgcccaggtggtcgttaagaagatcatagaggagatcttcccccggttcggcttgcctaaggtaatcgggtccgacaatggcccagcgtttgtctcccaggtaagtcagttggtggccaaagcattaggcataaattggaaattgcattgtgcctatagaccccaaagttcaggacaggtagaaagaatgaacagaacaattaaagagaccttgaccaaattagcgttggagactggtgttaaagactgggtccaactcctccctatggtgttgttccgggtccgaaacacgccctctcattgcgggctgacaccatacgaaatcctttatggagggcccccaccagtagcaggcttgcttgaccttgccagtgactccgttgccgatgcccctaagttacaggcccggttgagagcactccagatcatccagaaccaggtctggaaacctcttgcagcagcctaccaacccaagacgacaaccattccacatcctttccaaatcggtgatgctgtgtatgtccgaaggcaccaatctaagactctagagccccggtggaaaggccccttcactgtgctgttgacaactcccaccgctctcaaggtcgacggaatcgctgcttgggtccacgccttacacgtgaagcgagcaccacctccccagggccccgaggatccggatagaccagccaaatggaagctccagcgcactcagaacccactcaagctaagactttcaaaaactgtttaa